In Xiphophorus hellerii strain 12219 chromosome 4, Xiphophorus_hellerii-4.1, whole genome shotgun sequence, a single genomic region encodes these proteins:
- the LOC116719118 gene encoding LOW QUALITY PROTEIN: myocyte-specific enhancer factor 2A-like (The sequence of the model RefSeq protein was modified relative to this genomic sequence to represent the inferred CDS: deleted 1 base in 1 codon), with translation MGRKKIQISRILDERNRQVTFMKRKFGLMKKAYELSVLCDCEIALIIFNSSNKLFQYASTDMDKVLLKYTEYNEPHESRTNTDILEALHKKEHRGCDSPDNESSYVLTPSTEEKYKKINEEFDNMMKSHKVSTGQPQQHFMHAASGSTTYCHGAGGGGGVTSQALAAATAVLSDSGILCSPHTHTHRNTNSSQRPPSTGNTGGLQGSSDLALHNGSGAAVNGFMGSSGGGILGKTGPAKSPSSLPHQASGPIPGGRKGDLRVVVPHCKGMMLSNQRLGGGQSAQPLSTPVVSVATPSLTHQSLGYSSISSAYSSAADYSLNSADMTDFGSAADHSLVSMTPWEQHQLSSLGSANSSLSISSGHNISIKAEPISPPRDHLPQLGYMTHHPAPPHPAPAPHPGSLSSRADMGRSPTGSVGSSCSSHEDGSDREEQQQQQKRRPDPRLLPAARSDGAESPTLKQMRMDGWVT, from the exons ATGGGGAGGAAGAAGATTCAGATCAGTCGGATCCTGGATGAGAGGAACAGACAG GTGACTTTCATGAAGAGGAAGTTCGGCCTGATGAAGAAGGCCTACGAGCTGAGCGTTCTCTGCGACTGTGAAATAGCCCTCATCATCTTCAACAGCTCCAACAAGCTGTTCCAGTACGCCAGCACGGACATGGACAAAGTCCTGCTGAAGTACACCGAGTACAACGAGCCCCACGAGAGCAGAACCAACACCGACATTTTAGAG GCGCTGCATAAGAAGGAGCACAGAGGCTGCGACAGCCCAGACAACGAGTCGTCCTACGTCCTCACCCCCAGCACCGAGGAGAAATACAAAAAGATCAACGAAGAGTTCGACAACATGATGAAAAGTCATAAAGTA TCCACAGGTCAGCCGCAGCAGCATTTCATGCATGCAGCATCAGGCAGCACCACCTATTGCCATGGagcgggaggaggaggaggagtgacTTCCCAGGCTCTAGCTGCAGCCACAGCAGTGCTGTCTGACAGCGGGATCCTCTGCtcgcctcacacacacacccacagaaacacaaactccTCACAAAGACCTCCCAGCACCGGAAACACAG GTGGCCTGCAGGGCAGCTCAGATCTGGCTCTGCACAATGGCTCTGGAGCAGCTG TGAACGGATTCATGGGCTCCAGCGGTGGAGGCATCCTGGGGAAGACCGGACCGGCCAAATCTCCTTCTTCTCTCCCGCACCAGGCCAGCGGCCCGATCCCCGGCGGCCGCAAAGGCGACCTGCGGGTGGTCGTCCCTCACTGCAAAGGAATGATGCTG aGTAACCAGCGGCTGGGCGGCGGTCAGTCCGCTCAGCCTCTCTCCACCCCAGTGGTCTCCGTCGCCACACCCAGCCTGACTCACCAGAGTCTGGGTTACTCCAGCATCAGCTCAGCCTACAGCAGCGCTGCAG ATTACTCCCTGAACAGCGCCGACATGACGGACTTCGGCTCGGCCGCGGACCACTCTCTGGTCTCCATGACGCCCTGGGAGCAGCACCAGCTCAGCTCCTTGGG GTCGGCCAACTCCAGCCTCTCCATCAGCTCTGGCCACAACATCAGCATCAAAGCGGAGCCCATCTCCCCGCCGCGTGACCACCTCCCCCAGCTCGGGTACATGACCCACCACCCCGCC CCCCCCCACCCCGCTCCTGCCCCTCATCCTGGCTCTCTGTCCTCCCGGGCGGACATGGGCAGGTCCCCCACCGGCAGCGTCGGCTCGTCCTGCAGCTCCCACGAGGATGGCAGCGACcgggaggagcagcagcagcagcagaagcgaCGGCCGGACCCCCGCCTGCTCCCCGCGGCCCGGTCGGACGGCGCCGAGAGCCCGACTCTGAAACAGATGAGAATGGACGGCTGGGTGACGTAG